Proteins from a genomic interval of Actinomycetes bacterium:
- a CDS encoding toprim domain-containing protein, which produces MSDNEQPTAGGRRLVIVESPAKAKTIKGYLGPGYDVEASVGHIRDLPDKKSPAPAEYKGTEVGRLGIDVEHDFTPLYVVNTDKKTKVAELKRKLKDADELLLATDEDREGEAIAWHLLEVLKPKVPVRRMVFHEITRDAIRAAVENTRDLDERLV; this is translated from the coding sequence GTGTCCGACAACGAGCAGCCGACGGCCGGGGGCCGGCGGCTCGTGATCGTGGAGTCGCCGGCCAAGGCGAAGACGATCAAGGGCTACCTCGGGCCGGGGTACGACGTGGAGGCCAGCGTCGGCCACATCCGCGACCTGCCGGACAAGAAGTCGCCGGCTCCTGCGGAGTACAAGGGCACCGAGGTCGGACGCCTGGGCATCGACGTCGAGCACGACTTCACGCCCCTCTACGTCGTCAACACCGACAAGAAGACGAAGGTCGCCGAGCTCAAGCGCAAGCTGAAGGACGCCGACGAGCTGCTGCTCGCCACGGACGAGGACCGCGAGGGCGAGGCCATCGCCTGGCACCTGCTCGAGGTGCTCAAGCCCAAGGTGCCGGTCCGCCGCATGGTGTTCCACGAGATCACCAGGGACGCCATCCGGGCGGCCGTGGAGAACACCCGCGACCTCGACGAGCGGCTGGTCG
- a CDS encoding class I SAM-dependent methyltransferase, translated as MTGPRLPAEGVAGLRSALVAAGYTVDGVLDLLGPHAYAALGRGETVPALRTTTGGSPRETLTRLFVLQAPVRLDAVRAALPDLDGLVDGGLVAVDGAEVHALVDVRPYAADTLDAYVVSDLGTGIGGVSGPVTRGHVLGIGGTSTTLAQITVRPTVGRALDIGTGCGVQALHLAGHADRVVATDRNPRALAMAGLTAGLSGMAFDLREGSLYQPVEGERFELIVSNPPFVVAPEARFTYRDSGLPGDEVGRRLVTQAPAYLADGGWLQVLANWLHVEGEDWRERLAGWVVPTGCDAWVVQREVQDPAEYAELWLRDAGDHTGPDYARRYDQWLQALADDRVEGIGFGWITLHASGAEHPVTRIEEIRHPVQQPLGEPIRAWFDRQDRLRSVGDDDLLATALVVDPQVRLDQEWVPSSDGLALLTQRLRQADGLRRSGEVDEVGAEVVAGCNGRPLRAVLADVADRLGVDEAELRAGAVPAVRTLLEEGFLTFPT; from the coding sequence ATGACCGGCCCGCGGCTGCCCGCAGAGGGCGTGGCGGGGCTGCGGTCGGCGCTGGTCGCAGCCGGCTACACGGTGGACGGCGTGCTCGACCTGCTGGGCCCGCACGCCTACGCGGCCCTGGGGCGCGGCGAGACCGTGCCCGCGCTGCGGACCACGACGGGCGGCTCGCCGCGGGAGACGCTGACCCGGCTGTTCGTGCTGCAGGCGCCGGTTCGGCTGGACGCCGTCCGCGCCGCCCTGCCCGACCTGGACGGACTGGTGGACGGCGGGCTGGTCGCCGTCGACGGTGCCGAGGTGCACGCTCTCGTCGACGTCCGGCCGTACGCGGCGGACACCCTCGACGCCTACGTGGTGTCCGACCTGGGCACCGGCATCGGTGGGGTGTCCGGTCCGGTGACCCGGGGGCACGTGCTCGGCATCGGCGGGACCTCCACCACACTCGCCCAGATCACCGTGCGGCCGACCGTCGGGCGGGCGCTCGACATCGGCACCGGCTGCGGCGTGCAGGCGCTGCACCTGGCCGGCCACGCCGACCGGGTCGTGGCCACCGACCGCAACCCCAGGGCGCTGGCCATGGCTGGGCTGACCGCGGGCCTGTCGGGGATGGCGTTCGACCTGCGCGAGGGCAGCCTGTACCAGCCGGTGGAGGGGGAGCGGTTCGAGCTCATCGTGTCGAACCCGCCGTTCGTGGTCGCGCCAGAGGCGCGGTTCACCTACCGCGACTCCGGGCTGCCCGGCGACGAGGTGGGCCGCCGGCTGGTCACCCAGGCACCGGCGTACCTCGCCGACGGCGGCTGGCTCCAGGTGCTGGCCAACTGGCTGCACGTGGAGGGCGAGGACTGGCGGGAGCGGCTGGCCGGCTGGGTGGTGCCCACCGGTTGCGACGCGTGGGTCGTGCAGCGCGAGGTCCAGGACCCGGCCGAGTACGCCGAGCTGTGGCTGCGGGACGCCGGCGACCACACCGGCCCCGACTACGCGCGACGCTACGACCAGTGGCTGCAGGCCCTCGCCGACGACCGGGTCGAGGGCATCGGCTTCGGCTGGATCACGCTGCACGCCTCCGGAGCCGAGCACCCGGTCACCCGGATCGAGGAGATCCGGCACCCGGTGCAGCAGCCGCTCGGTGAGCCGATCCGGGCCTGGTTCGACCGCCAGGACCGGCTGCGCTCCGTCGGCGACGACGACCTGCTGGCCACCGCACTGGTCGTCGACCCCCAGGTGCGGCTGGACCAGGAGTGGGTGCCGTCGTCCGACGGGTTGGCGCTGCTGACCCAGCGGCTGCGGCAGGCCGACGGGCTGCGGCGGAGCGGCGAGGTCGACGAGGTCGGGGCCGAGGTCGTGGCCGGCTGCAACGGCCGGCCGCTTCGGGCCGTGCTGGCCGACGTCGCCGACCGGCTCGGCGTGGACGAGGCGGAGCTGCGCGCGGGAGCGGTCCCGGCCGTCCGGACCCTCCTCGAGGAGGGCTTCCTCACCTTCCCGACGTAG
- a CDS encoding sodium-translocating pyrophosphatase — MPGTQLAAVSGGTVTLSGGNQTWVIVVALVALGALGVAALLVREVLAADEGTEKMKEIAAAVQEGAAAYLARQFRTLGVFAVVVFFVLFLLPADTTSERIGRSIFFLVGAVFSATTGYMGMWLAVRGNVRVAAAAQATGEQQAMKIAFRTGGVAGMFTVGLGLFGAAVVVLIYKENAPKVLEGFGFGAAMLAMFMRVGGGIFTKAADVGADLVGKVEQGIPEDDPRNAATIADNVGDNVGDCAGMAADLFESYAVTLVAALILGKAAFGDIGLVIPLVIPAIGVLTAVIGIFAVSPRPGDRSGMSAINRGFFISAGVSAVLVAIMAFTFLPSQITQLKGLVVGNLGLVSATTFNPRLLVIGAVLIGIVLAAAIQQLTGYFTETNRRPVDDVSKSSLTGPATVILAGISLGLESAVYSALLIAAAVFGAYLLGAGSVTLSLFAIALAGTGLLTTVGVIVSMDTFGPVSDNAQGIAEMSGDVHGEGALVLTRLDAVGNTTKAITKGIAIATAVLAATALFGSFRDAVVTAADGNAGALKGLTVQDALQYTGVLNIANPRNLVGLIIGAAVVFLFSGLAISAVSRAAGAVIFEVRRQFREHPGIMDYTEKPEYGKVVDIVTRDSLRELATPGLLAVLTPIAVGFGLGIGALGSYLAGTIATGTLMAVFLSNSGGAWDNAKKFVEDGNFGGKGSEAHAATVIGDTVGDPFKDTAGPAINPLIKVMNLVALLIAPAVVSLALDGNALRYGIALVAVLVVVGAVVVSKRRPVAVGELPADAKA, encoded by the coding sequence ATGCCCGGGACGCAGCTCGCCGCCGTCAGCGGTGGGACGGTCACCCTCTCCGGGGGCAACCAGACGTGGGTCATCGTGGTTGCTCTCGTCGCGCTCGGCGCCCTGGGGGTCGCCGCGCTGCTCGTGCGCGAGGTGCTCGCCGCGGACGAGGGAACCGAGAAAATGAAGGAGATCGCGGCCGCGGTGCAGGAGGGGGCGGCGGCCTACCTGGCCCGCCAGTTCCGCACCCTCGGCGTCTTCGCCGTCGTGGTCTTCTTCGTGCTCTTCCTGCTCCCGGCCGACACCACGTCCGAACGGATCGGCCGGTCGATCTTCTTCCTGGTCGGCGCAGTGTTCTCTGCGACCACCGGGTACATGGGCATGTGGCTCGCCGTGCGGGGCAACGTCCGGGTGGCCGCGGCCGCCCAGGCGACGGGTGAGCAGCAGGCCATGAAGATCGCGTTCCGGACCGGCGGGGTCGCCGGCATGTTCACCGTGGGTCTGGGCCTGTTCGGCGCAGCGGTCGTGGTGCTGATCTACAAGGAGAACGCACCGAAGGTGCTCGAGGGCTTCGGCTTCGGTGCGGCCATGCTCGCCATGTTCATGCGAGTCGGCGGCGGCATCTTCACTAAGGCGGCGGACGTCGGCGCCGACCTGGTCGGCAAGGTCGAGCAGGGCATCCCCGAGGACGACCCCCGCAACGCCGCCACGATCGCGGACAACGTGGGCGACAACGTCGGCGACTGCGCCGGCATGGCCGCGGACCTGTTCGAGTCCTACGCGGTGACTCTGGTCGCCGCGCTGATCCTGGGTAAGGCGGCCTTCGGCGACATCGGCCTCGTCATCCCGCTGGTGATCCCGGCCATCGGCGTCCTCACCGCCGTCATCGGCATCTTCGCGGTGTCGCCGCGTCCGGGTGACCGCTCGGGCATGAGCGCCATCAACCGCGGCTTCTTCATCTCGGCGGGAGTGTCCGCCGTGCTCGTGGCCATCATGGCGTTCACCTTCCTGCCGTCGCAGATCACCCAGCTCAAGGGGCTGGTGGTCGGCAACCTCGGCCTGGTCAGCGCCACCACGTTCAACCCGCGCCTGCTCGTCATCGGCGCGGTGCTCATCGGCATCGTGCTGGCGGCGGCGATCCAGCAGCTGACCGGCTACTTCACCGAGACCAACCGGCGACCCGTCGACGACGTGTCCAAGTCGTCGCTCACCGGCCCGGCCACGGTGATCCTCGCTGGCATCAGCCTCGGTCTCGAGTCGGCCGTGTACTCGGCGCTGCTCATCGCGGCTGCCGTCTTCGGCGCGTACCTTCTGGGCGCGGGCTCGGTCACCCTGTCGCTGTTCGCCATCGCGCTGGCCGGCACCGGGCTGCTGACCACGGTCGGCGTCATCGTCTCGATGGACACCTTCGGGCCGGTCTCCGACAACGCGCAGGGCATCGCCGAGATGTCCGGCGACGTGCACGGGGAGGGCGCCCTGGTCCTGACCCGGCTGGACGCGGTCGGCAACACCACCAAGGCGATCACCAAGGGCATCGCTATCGCGACCGCCGTGCTCGCGGCGACCGCTCTGTTCGGCTCGTTCCGCGACGCCGTGGTCACCGCCGCGGACGGGAACGCCGGCGCGTTGAAGGGCCTGACGGTCCAGGACGCGCTGCAGTACACCGGCGTCCTCAACATCGCCAACCCGCGCAACCTGGTCGGGCTGATCATCGGGGCGGCCGTGGTGTTCCTGTTCTCCGGGCTGGCCATCAGCGCCGTGTCCCGGGCGGCCGGGGCGGTCATCTTCGAGGTGCGGCGGCAGTTCCGCGAGCACCCCGGGATCATGGACTACACGGAGAAGCCCGAGTACGGCAAGGTCGTCGACATCGTCACCCGCGACTCGCTGCGCGAGCTGGCCACCCCCGGCCTGCTGGCGGTGCTCACCCCGATCGCGGTCGGCTTCGGCCTCGGTATCGGCGCGCTGGGCTCCTACCTCGCGGGCACGATCGCGACGGGCACCCTGATGGCTGTCTTCCTGTCCAACTCCGGTGGGGCCTGGGACAACGCCAAGAAGTTCGTCGAGGACGGCAACTTCGGCGGCAAGGGCTCCGAGGCGCACGCCGCCACGGTCATCGGCGACACCGTGGGCGACCCGTTCAAGGACACGGCGGGCCCGGCGATCAACCCGCTCATCAAGGTGATGAACCTGGTCGCGCTGCTGATCGCCCCGGCCGTCGTCTCGCTCGCCCTGGACGGCAACGCGCTGCGCTACGGCATCGCGCTGGTCGCGGTCCTCGTGGTCGTGGGCGCCGTGGTGGTCTCCAAGCGGCGCCCGGTCGCCGTGGGTGAGCTCCCGGCGGACGCCAAGGCCTGA
- a CDS encoding ATP-binding protein, whose translation MSTVELRFTAVPAHVRTARLVVVSLGRRLGVDEELLDEVRLAVGEAAARAVRRHQASCPTASVLVRMIASEDRFVVEVADCAAVPGGSSSEADPLDELAEHASQGYEGDDALPAGLDLVVIGGLVDDLSVHEAPDGSTVIMGWPLSGNRPPVVGAAQASG comes from the coding sequence GTGTCGACCGTCGAGCTCCGGTTCACGGCGGTGCCGGCGCACGTGCGCACTGCGCGGCTGGTCGTGGTGTCGCTCGGCCGCCGGCTCGGAGTGGACGAGGAGCTGCTGGACGAGGTCCGGCTGGCCGTCGGTGAGGCCGCTGCGCGCGCGGTGCGGCGGCACCAGGCGAGCTGCCCCACGGCCTCCGTGCTGGTGCGGATGATCGCCTCCGAGGACCGGTTCGTCGTCGAGGTGGCGGACTGCGCGGCGGTCCCGGGCGGGTCGTCGTCCGAGGCCGACCCGCTCGACGAGCTGGCCGAGCACGCCAGCCAGGGTTACGAGGGCGACGACGCGCTGCCCGCCGGTCTCGACCTCGTCGTCATCGGGGGCCTCGTCGACGACCTGTCGGTGCACGAGGCGCCGGACGGCTCGACGGTGATCATGGGCTGGCCGCTGTCGGGCAACCGCCCCCCGGTCGTTGGCGCCGCCCAGGCTTCTGGCTAG
- a CDS encoding STAS domain-containing protein: protein MDLSLAHRFEGAATVVEVGGEIDVYTAPKLREEIISLVESGHYRLVLDMENVEFLDSTGLGVLVGGLKRVRAHDGALHLVCTQERILKIFRITGLTKVFPIHATVADAVQAME, encoded by the coding sequence GTGGACCTCTCCCTCGCCCACCGCTTTGAGGGGGCTGCGACCGTCGTCGAGGTCGGCGGCGAGATCGACGTGTACACCGCACCCAAGCTGCGGGAGGAGATCATCTCCCTGGTCGAGTCCGGCCACTACCGGCTGGTCCTCGACATGGAGAACGTCGAGTTCCTGGACTCCACGGGCCTCGGCGTGCTCGTCGGGGGGCTCAAGCGGGTGCGCGCCCATGACGGCGCGCTGCACCTCGTGTGCACCCAGGAGCGGATCCTGAAGATCTTCCGCATCACCGGGCTCACCAAGGTCTTCCCGATCCATGCCACGGTGGCCGACGCGGTCCAGGCGATGGAGTAG